The following proteins are co-located in the Apium graveolens cultivar Ventura chromosome 5, ASM990537v1, whole genome shotgun sequence genome:
- the LOC141661133 gene encoding uncharacterized protein LOC141661133, with product MYKPEYPGRMLKWTVELGQFEVDYKPRTAIKGQALADFMLEFPPHQEVEPRALVVMLEFPPHQEVGQNSAPWWSLFVDGASNGDGAGAGIELISPEAHKIRCATHLAFHATNNDAEYEALINGLKLALKMKVENLNVFSDSMIVVYQINGGYQAKGPRTELYLKCAQRIIARFNEVRLKLIPRGQNKGTDELAKLGSCRESTLLGTVPLDIQRQPSVPEHEVGSLSNELGPTWMTSILAYIKEGSLPDEKNEARKIKYKAARYVIYDGILYRRGFSVPLLKYIDGDECNYILREARGGVKYAVVAVDYFTKWAEAEPLATITANKLREFVYRAIVCRYGIPYKLISDNGKQFDSKEMREFCEQLGIQKSFSAVCHPQSNGQTETVNKIIKHTLKAKLKEKKGAVARGARPGPMVLQHYTPNHNWRDPFLSSIWV from the exons ATGTATAAACCAGAGTATCCTGGTCGAATGTTGAAGTGGACGGTTGAGCTCGGCCAATtcgaggtggattataagccaagGACTGCGATCAAAGGCCAAGCCCTGGCCGATTTTATGCTAGAATTTCCCCCACATCAAGAAGTGGAACCGAGAGCCCTTGTTGTTATGCTAGAATTTCCCCCACATCAAGAAGTGGGACAAAATAGTGCCCCATGGTGGAGCCTATTTGTGGATGGTGCCTCTAACGGTGATGGAGCAGGAGCTGGAATCGAGCTAATCAGCCCAGAGGCGCACAAGATCAGATGCGCGACCCATCTGGCCTTTCAtgcaaccaacaatgatgctgagtatgaggccCTGATCAACGGTCTCAAGCTAGCTCTGAAAATGAAGGTCGAGAATTTGAATGTGTTTAGTGACTCCATGATTGTGGTCTATCAGATAAACGGGGGGTATCAAGCTAAGGGGCCGAGAACAGAGCTTTACCTGAAGTGCGCACAAAGGATAATCGCGAGATTCAACGAGGTGAGGCTGAAACTAATCCCGCGTGGGCAGAATAAAGGCACGGACGAGCTAGCTAAGCTCGGCTCATGCCGCGAGAGCACTTTGCTAGGGACCGTGCCACTTGATATACAGAGGCAACCCAGTGTGCCCGAGCACGAGGTGGGCAGCCTCAGTAATGAGCTCGGCCCCACGTGGATGACATCTATTCTAGCATACATAAAAGAAGGTTCACTGCCGGACGAAAAGAATGAGGCAAGGAAGATAAAATACAAAGCAGCCCGCTATGTGATATACGACGGGATTCTATACAGAAGAGGGTTCAGTGTGCCTCTCCTCAAATACATAGATGGAGATGAATGTAACTACATCCTAAGGGAA GCCAGGGGAGGCGTCAAGTATGCGGTGGTTGCGGTAGACTATTTCACTAAATGGGCAGAGGCCGAGCCCCTAGCCACCATCACAGCGAACAAGCTCAGGGAGTTTGTATACAGGGCTATTGTATGTCGCTATGGCATCCCTTACAAGCTGATATCTGataatgggaaacaatttgatagcAAGGAAATGCGAGAATTTTGTGAGCAGCTGGGGATTCAGAAGAGCTTTAGCGCAGTCTGCCACCCCCAGAGTAACGGGCAGACAGAGACTGTTAACAAAATCATTAAACATACCTTAAAGGCAAAGCTTAAAGAGAAGAAAGGAGCAGTGGCCAGAGGAGCTCGCCCAGGTCCTATGGTCTTACAACACTACACCCCGAACCACAACTGGAGAGACCCCTTTCTCTCTAGTATATGGGTGTGA